A stretch of Pirellulales bacterium DNA encodes these proteins:
- a CDS encoding TIGR03000 domain-containing protein has translation MRFHGTAKHWQMVALAATLVAMTAGDAFAFRHRGSYGSYGSGGSYGSYGSSGSYASSGSYASSGSYGSAGSYASSGSYASSGSAGSSGRAGLFARWHARKAARASSGSYASSGSYASSGSYASSGSYGSAGSYASSGSYGSYEVYSAPVEVECADCVGSVTTSPALADAGEAAIQVAVPTEARVFVNDSATTSQGADRHFVSRGLSAGMTYSYKLRVEFERDGQTVVENKQVRLQPGQTATLAFGAESSVAAAEPAKTELKVSVPAEAKVYLAGAETSQTGESRTFATDRLAAGQTWDGYVVRVELTRDGQKIVKEETLSIEGGQSYELAFTFDEADTRIASVR, from the coding sequence ATGCGATTCCACGGTACTGCCAAACATTGGCAAATGGTCGCGCTTGCCGCGACGTTGGTGGCCATGACGGCCGGCGATGCGTTTGCCTTTCGGCACAGGGGGTCGTACGGCAGCTATGGCTCGGGCGGAAGCTACGGCTCGTATGGTTCCTCGGGCAGCTACGCTAGCAGCGGAAGCTATGCCTCCTCGGGAAGCTACGGCTCGGCGGGGAGTTACGCCTCCTCAGGCAGCTATGCCTCTTCGGGCAGCGCAGGCTCCTCGGGTCGCGCCGGCTTGTTCGCCCGCTGGCACGCCCGCAAGGCCGCTCGCGCCAGCAGCGGCAGCTATGCCTCGTCGGGAAGCTATGCCTCGTCCGGCAGCTACGCGAGCAGCGGCAGTTACGGCTCGGCCGGCAGCTACGCCAGCAGCGGCAGCTACGGGTCCTATGAGGTCTACAGCGCTCCGGTGGAAGTCGAATGCGCCGACTGCGTCGGCAGCGTGACGACCAGCCCCGCCCTGGCCGATGCAGGCGAAGCCGCGATCCAGGTCGCCGTGCCGACCGAGGCCCGCGTGTTCGTCAACGATTCGGCGACCACCAGCCAAGGGGCCGACCGCCACTTCGTGTCGCGCGGCCTGTCGGCAGGGATGACCTACTCCTACAAGCTGCGGGTCGAGTTCGAGCGCGACGGCCAGACCGTCGTCGAGAACAAGCAGGTCCGCTTGCAGCCAGGTCAGACCGCCACGCTGGCGTTCGGAGCCGAGTCGAGCGTCGCTGCCGCCGAGCCGGCCAAGACCGAGCTGAAGGTGTCGGTTCCCGCCGAGGCGAAGGTTTACCTCGCCGGCGCCGAGACCAGCCAGACCGGCGAGTCGCGGACCTTTGCGACCGATCGCCTGGCGGCCGGTCAGACGTGGGACGGCTACGTCGTCCGCGTCGAGTTGACCCGCGACGGCCAGAAAATCGTCAAGGAAGAGACCCTCTCGATCGAGGGAGGGCAGTCCTACGAGCTGGCCTTCACGTTCGACGAGGCCGACACCCGGATCGCCTCGGTCCGCTAA
- a CDS encoding HTTM domain-containing protein, whose protein sequence is MKSLVAALRAYLADAWGAWNTFWFSPTDPATLSLIRLLAGGMLFYTHLIWSLDLSGFIGPEGYVPVWLMHASDGDFPAPWSVWSVFFWIESTWLLWTVHVLALLVFAALAAGFFSRIAALLALPLAISYAHRVTPGAFFGLDKVNCMLAMYLVLGPCGARYSLDRLWRLRRGDSGEPAESVGANLAMRLLQVHLCIFYLFSGLPKLDGQTWQLGTALWWAAAITEYRSFSLLWTADWPKLTALLTHATVFWEILYCCLVWNRFTRPIVLGMALCVHGGIALFMGMITFGTAMIIANLSFLQPTTVRRFVDPIAARISLALVGKKVG, encoded by the coding sequence ATGAAGAGCCTCGTCGCTGCGCTCCGCGCCTATCTTGCCGACGCCTGGGGCGCGTGGAATACGTTCTGGTTCTCGCCGACCGACCCGGCCACGCTGTCGCTCATCCGTCTGCTCGCCGGGGGGATGCTGTTTTACACTCACCTGATCTGGTCGCTCGACCTGAGCGGCTTCATCGGCCCCGAGGGATACGTCCCCGTGTGGCTGATGCACGCGTCCGACGGAGACTTCCCCGCCCCGTGGTCGGTGTGGAGCGTCTTCTTTTGGATCGAGTCGACGTGGCTCTTGTGGACCGTGCACGTGCTTGCGCTGCTCGTGTTTGCGGCGCTTGCGGCAGGGTTCTTCTCCCGCATCGCAGCGCTGCTCGCGCTGCCGCTGGCGATCAGCTACGCCCATCGCGTGACGCCGGGGGCGTTCTTCGGGCTCGACAAAGTCAACTGCATGCTCGCCATGTACTTGGTTCTCGGGCCGTGCGGCGCTCGGTATTCGCTCGACCGGTTGTGGCGACTCCGCCGGGGCGACTCCGGCGAACCTGCGGAGAGCGTCGGGGCCAACCTAGCCATGCGCCTGCTGCAAGTTCACCTCTGCATCTTCTACCTGTTCTCGGGTCTGCCGAAGCTCGACGGCCAGACTTGGCAATTGGGGACCGCGCTTTGGTGGGCCGCGGCAATCACCGAATACCGCTCGTTCAGCTTGCTGTGGACGGCCGACTGGCCGAAGCTGACCGCGCTGCTGACGCATGCGACGGTGTTTTGGGAAATCCTGTACTGCTGCCTTGTCTGGAACCGCTTCACGCGCCCGATCGTGCTGGGCATGGCGTTGTGCGTCCACGGCGGGATCGCCTTGTTCATGGGGATGATCACCTTCGGCACGGCGATGATCATCGCCAATCTCAGCTTCTTGCAGCCGACGACTGTCCGCCGCTTCGTCGACCCGATTGCCGCCCGCATTTCGCTGGCGCTCGTGGGGAAGAAGGTCGGCTGA
- a CDS encoding 6-phosphofructokinase: MSQHGELPSPRESHRAIAFSPLVVSRPPWDHNGVVAARSDAAPSASRGTDDVTQYIGILTSGGDCPGLNAAIRGVGKAGIDTLGMELIGFRDGFRGLVQDRSITVDDSILSGILTDGGTILGTSRDKPHKMPIGGKLVDMTDAAVDTYRRHGLDAVVCIGGGGTQKNALRMLQAGLNVVTLPKTIDNDIAGTDVSFGFDTALEIATQAIDRLHSTATSHDRVIVLETMGHRAGWLALGAGIAGGADVILLPEMPYSVEAVANAIKNRARKGKRFSIVAVAEGVMTVEEAATVAKLVAAKESAETKEDKKQASDDLDAFHQRHVDHTVRLTQQLEQLTGLESRLTILGHLQRGGTPSAADRVLASRLGARCAELLAEKQFGVMVAARGDAAVPVPLAEVAGKKKLVTPDHPWVQTARRLGTCLGDA, encoded by the coding sequence GTGTCTCAGCACGGCGAATTGCCTTCGCCCCGCGAGTCGCACCGCGCGATTGCGTTCTCGCCGCTGGTTGTTTCTCGCCCCCCGTGGGATCACAATGGAGTCGTCGCCGCTCGTTCCGACGCGGCTCCGAGCGCCTCCCGCGGGACCGACGACGTGACCCAATACATCGGCATCCTCACCAGCGGGGGCGACTGTCCGGGGCTCAACGCGGCAATTCGCGGCGTCGGCAAGGCGGGGATCGACACGCTAGGGATGGAGCTGATCGGCTTTCGCGACGGTTTCCGCGGGTTGGTCCAGGATCGCTCGATCACAGTCGACGACAGCATCCTGTCGGGCATCCTCACCGATGGCGGCACGATCCTCGGCACGAGCCGCGACAAACCCCATAAGATGCCAATCGGCGGCAAACTGGTCGACATGACCGACGCAGCGGTCGACACGTATCGCCGCCACGGGCTCGACGCGGTGGTGTGCATCGGCGGCGGGGGGACGCAGAAGAACGCCCTGCGGATGCTGCAAGCCGGCCTCAACGTCGTGACGCTCCCCAAGACGATCGACAACGACATCGCCGGAACCGACGTCTCGTTTGGGTTCGACACGGCCCTGGAGATCGCCACGCAAGCGATCGATCGACTCCACTCCACCGCCACGAGCCACGATCGGGTGATCGTGCTGGAGACCATGGGCCACCGCGCCGGGTGGCTCGCCCTAGGGGCCGGGATCGCCGGGGGGGCCGACGTCATCCTCCTTCCCGAGATGCCCTACAGCGTCGAGGCCGTCGCCAACGCGATCAAGAACCGCGCCCGCAAGGGAAAACGGTTCAGCATCGTCGCAGTCGCCGAGGGGGTGATGACCGTCGAAGAAGCTGCGACGGTCGCTAAGCTGGTCGCCGCCAAAGAGAGCGCCGAAACCAAGGAAGACAAGAAACAGGCGAGCGACGATCTCGACGCCTTCCACCAGCGGCACGTCGACCACACGGTGCGGCTCACGCAGCAGTTGGAGCAGCTTACCGGGCTCGAGTCGCGACTGACCATTTTGGGGCACCTGCAACGCGGGGGAACCCCCTCGGCGGCCGACCGGGTTCTCGCCTCGCGGCTCGGCGCCCGCTGCGCCGAACTTTTGGCCGAGAAGCAATTCGGCGTCATGGTTGCGGCCCGCGGCGACGCGGCCGTGCCGGTCCCCCTGGCCGAGGTCGCCGGGAAGAAGAAGCTGGTCACCCCCGACCATCCCTGGGTGCAGACCGCCCGACGATTAGGGACGTGCCTCGGCGACGCCTAG
- a CDS encoding DinB family protein, with translation MSMFVLTRYLEDLSDADLMRRPGPGCNHLAWQLGHLISSEVGLLESVAPGAAIELPAGFAAAHSPETAGSDEASKFHTKGEYLDLFGKARGATAAALAKLSPTDLDAPGPERFREFFPTVGDVFLLLANHPLMHAGQFVPVRRALGKPVTI, from the coding sequence ATGAGCATGTTCGTCCTCACGAGGTACTTGGAGGATCTCTCCGACGCCGATCTGATGCGTCGCCCCGGGCCGGGATGCAATCACCTGGCATGGCAGTTGGGGCACCTGATCAGTTCCGAGGTCGGGTTGCTCGAGTCGGTCGCCCCTGGCGCCGCGATCGAGTTGCCTGCGGGGTTTGCCGCGGCCCACAGCCCGGAGACAGCGGGGAGCGACGAGGCGAGCAAGTTTCACACGAAAGGGGAGTATCTCGACCTGTTCGGCAAGGCCCGCGGCGCGACGGCCGCCGCGCTGGCCAAACTCAGTCCGACCGATCTCGATGCCCCCGGGCCCGAGCGGTTTCGGGAGTTTTTCCCAACGGTGGGCGACGTTTTTCTCTTGCTCGCCAACCACCCGCTAATGCACGCCGGCCAGTTCGTCCCCGTCCGGCGAGCGCTGGGCAAGCCGGTGACGATCTGA
- a CDS encoding PQQ-like beta-propeller repeat protein: MYSEKTTVLRAFAAMMLAVLAGSARADELAADWPQWRGPQRTGVAPAEPAWPESLGEDALVETWRVPLGPSYSGPIVVGERVFTTETRDQQVERVVALDRRTGEPLWEASWEGAVTVPVFAAANGSWIRATPASDGERLYVAGMRDVLVCLDAASGDELWRADFVERYGADVPAFGFVSSPLVDDGSVYVQAAESVVKLDKLTGESLWRSAIESGEMNSAFSSPVMAELAGRRQLVVQTRKALKGLDPDDGAELWSQPIEAFHDMNILTPTVVGPDRVFTSAHTGRSQLWRLAAAESGYQVAQAWAEKSQAYMSSPVVIDGHVYMHLKNQRFGCLELATGEEKWRTRPYGRYWSMAVQGDMILALDETGELLLVKATPDRFELLDSRRLDVSETWAHVAVCGGQAFVRSLNALIAFQWKPLEEARGGSED, translated from the coding sequence ATGTACTCGGAAAAGACCACCGTGCTGCGTGCGTTTGCGGCGATGATGCTTGCGGTCCTGGCGGGTTCGGCCCGAGCCGACGAGCTCGCTGCCGATTGGCCGCAATGGCGCGGGCCGCAGCGGACCGGCGTCGCCCCGGCGGAGCCTGCCTGGCCCGAGTCGCTGGGAGAGGACGCGCTCGTCGAAACGTGGCGCGTTCCGCTGGGACCCAGCTACTCGGGCCCGATCGTGGTCGGCGAGCGGGTGTTCACGACCGAGACGCGCGATCAGCAAGTCGAGCGGGTCGTCGCCCTCGATCGCCGGACGGGCGAGCCGTTGTGGGAAGCGTCGTGGGAGGGAGCGGTCACGGTTCCCGTCTTCGCCGCGGCGAACGGCAGTTGGATCCGCGCCACGCCGGCCTCCGATGGCGAGCGGCTGTACGTCGCGGGGATGCGCGACGTGCTTGTCTGTCTCGACGCGGCCTCGGGCGATGAACTGTGGCGGGCCGACTTCGTCGAGCGCTACGGCGCCGACGTCCCGGCCTTCGGGTTCGTCTCCTCGCCGCTGGTGGACGACGGGAGCGTCTACGTTCAGGCGGCCGAATCGGTCGTCAAGCTCGACAAGCTGACGGGCGAGTCGCTGTGGCGCAGTGCGATCGAGTCGGGAGAAATGAACTCGGCGTTCTCCTCGCCGGTGATGGCCGAACTTGCCGGGCGGCGGCAGCTCGTCGTCCAGACTCGCAAGGCTCTCAAGGGACTCGACCCCGACGATGGCGCCGAGTTGTGGTCGCAGCCGATCGAGGCGTTCCACGACATGAACATCCTGACTCCCACGGTCGTCGGCCCCGACCGCGTGTTCACCAGCGCCCACACCGGCCGCAGCCAGTTGTGGCGACTGGCGGCCGCGGAGAGCGGTTACCAAGTCGCCCAGGCATGGGCCGAGAAGTCGCAAGCCTACATGTCCTCCCCCGTGGTGATCGACGGGCACGTCTACATGCACCTCAAGAACCAGCGGTTCGGCTGCCTGGAACTGGCCACCGGCGAGGAAAAATGGCGCACACGGCCCTACGGGCGTTATTGGTCGATGGCGGTTCAGGGGGACATGATCCTCGCGCTCGACGAGACGGGAGAGTTGCTGTTGGTCAAGGCGACCCCCGACCGGTTTGAACTGCTCGATTCCCGGCGGCTCGACGTGAGCGAGACCTGGGCTCACGTGGCCGTCTGCGGCGGGCAGGCGTTTGTCCGTTCGCTCAATGCGCTGATCGCCTTCCAGTGGAAGCCGCTCGAGGAAGCCAGGGGGGGCTCAGAGGACTGA
- a CDS encoding glutamate--tRNA ligase: MVVRTRFAPSPTGYLHIGGVRTALFNWLFARKHGGQFLLRVDDTDAQRNVDAALAPILHGFRWLGLDWDEGPEVGGPSGPYYQSQRGELYQAAVDELLARGAAYRDFATPEELQAERDAAQAAGTAFVYSRRWAAETPADAERFAAEGRAGVVRLKMPREGELVLADLIRGEVRFAWAAEQDHVVQRADGSCLYHLATVVDDHAMEISHVIRAEEHLPNTPRQAFIYQALGYPLPQFAHLPYVAEPGSKNKLSKRKLDKYLKNRDFAALVARGEGIASRLGHKPDADVFNPVIVDFYEQIGFLPDALLNYLLLLGWSLDGEREEFSRAEMIELFSLERVNRAPASFDPQKLLAFQDRAMQQVPLKQKAKLCLPFLQKAGLVASPPDCATGPRLSAILAAAGDRVKMAGDVLDYDDFFRADDAIEFDEKAFKKRIAEAPGARELLTKFADELAATPTFDASALEALLREFLEREGLKIGDLIHALRVAVTGKAVGFGMFETLEILGRESSVNRIRRAAKREATT, translated from the coding sequence ATGGTCGTCCGCACCCGTTTCGCTCCCAGCCCCACCGGGTACCTCCACATCGGCGGAGTTCGCACGGCGCTGTTCAACTGGCTCTTCGCTCGGAAACATGGGGGCCAGTTCCTGCTGCGGGTCGACGATACCGACGCCCAGCGCAACGTCGACGCGGCGCTCGCTCCGATCCTGCACGGCTTCCGTTGGTTGGGGCTCGACTGGGACGAGGGGCCCGAGGTCGGCGGTCCGTCGGGGCCCTACTACCAATCGCAGCGTGGGGAACTCTACCAAGCGGCGGTCGACGAGCTCCTTGCCCGCGGCGCCGCGTACCGCGACTTCGCGACGCCCGAGGAACTGCAGGCCGAGCGCGACGCCGCCCAAGCCGCAGGGACCGCGTTCGTCTACAGTCGCCGCTGGGCCGCAGAGACGCCGGCCGACGCCGAGCGATTCGCCGCCGAGGGACGCGCCGGCGTCGTGCGACTCAAGATGCCGCGCGAGGGGGAGCTCGTGCTGGCCGACCTGATCCGCGGCGAGGTCCGCTTCGCTTGGGCCGCCGAGCAAGACCACGTCGTCCAGCGTGCCGACGGTTCGTGTCTGTACCACCTCGCGACGGTCGTCGACGACCATGCGATGGAGATCTCGCACGTCATCCGGGCCGAGGAGCACCTTCCCAACACGCCGCGACAGGCGTTCATCTACCAGGCCCTGGGCTATCCGTTGCCGCAGTTCGCGCACCTTCCCTACGTCGCCGAGCCGGGGAGCAAGAACAAGCTCAGCAAACGCAAGCTCGACAAGTACCTGAAGAACCGCGACTTCGCGGCGCTGGTGGCTCGCGGCGAAGGAATCGCCTCGCGCCTCGGGCACAAGCCCGACGCGGACGTGTTCAACCCGGTGATCGTCGACTTCTACGAGCAGATCGGCTTTCTGCCCGACGCGCTGCTCAACTACCTGCTGCTGTTGGGCTGGTCGCTTGACGGCGAGCGGGAGGAGTTCAGCCGCGCGGAGATGATCGAGCTGTTCTCGTTGGAGCGCGTGAACCGCGCCCCGGCCAGCTTCGACCCGCAGAAGCTGCTGGCGTTTCAAGACCGGGCGATGCAGCAAGTTCCGCTCAAGCAGAAAGCGAAGCTCTGCTTGCCGTTCTTGCAGAAAGCCGGGCTCGTCGCGTCTCCCCCGGATTGTGCGACCGGGCCGCGGCTGTCGGCGATCCTCGCCGCCGCGGGCGACCGCGTGAAAATGGCCGGCGACGTTCTCGATTACGACGACTTCTTCCGTGCCGACGACGCAATCGAATTCGACGAGAAAGCGTTCAAGAAACGAATCGCCGAGGCGCCTGGGGCGCGGGAACTGTTGACCAAATTCGCCGATGAACTGGCCGCGACGCCGACGTTCGATGCCTCGGCGCTCGAAGCGCTTCTCCGCGAATTCCTGGAGCGCGAGGGGCTGAAGATCGGCGATCTGATCCACGCTCTGCGCGTCGCCGTGACGGGCAAAGCGGTCGGCTTTGGCATGTTCGAGACGCTCGAGATCCTCGGTCGCGAGAGCTCCGTCAACCGTATCCGCCGCGCCGCGAAACGCGAGGCGACGACTTGA
- a CDS encoding HD domain-containing protein, translating into MAKSSANLQKTLPLPAAITPLSELTDGQEADFFALLSGKVQLATRDGKPYDRVTFCDAAREVSFPIWNDSPLAAACRNEWQPGEFYKLRALYRETSYGPQLEIRRIRPVTEEDRLEGFDPAQLVAASRFDPQEMYAALTGLVEEHVADEAVRELVLAMLGDNRPLICEIPAATQNHHAHRSGFLEHVLSVTRTCVYLADKYRELYPELQPPLDKDLVVAGGVLHDIGKLRELRTTAAGAEYTIPGTLIGHILQGRDMLREAAVEHPIDPDKLLRLEHVIVAHQRLPEWGAPKPPMTLEALLVHYADDIDAKLQMMIDAINDDATSGPITSARNPLRQKIYRGEPSDQEAE; encoded by the coding sequence ATGGCCAAAAGCTCCGCGAATTTGCAGAAGACGCTGCCGCTCCCCGCGGCGATCACGCCGCTCTCGGAGCTGACCGATGGCCAGGAGGCGGATTTTTTCGCCCTCCTTTCCGGCAAGGTGCAACTCGCCACGCGCGACGGCAAGCCCTACGACCGCGTCACGTTTTGCGACGCCGCGCGTGAGGTGAGCTTTCCGATCTGGAACGACTCGCCGCTGGCCGCGGCGTGTCGCAACGAGTGGCAGCCGGGCGAATTCTACAAACTGCGGGCGCTTTATCGCGAAACGAGCTACGGCCCGCAGTTGGAAATCCGCCGCATCCGTCCCGTGACCGAAGAGGATCGACTCGAGGGGTTCGATCCGGCCCAGCTTGTGGCGGCCTCGCGGTTTGATCCGCAGGAAATGTACGCGGCCCTCACAGGGCTGGTCGAGGAGCACGTTGCCGACGAGGCGGTCCGCGAGTTGGTGCTGGCGATGCTCGGCGACAACCGTCCCTTGATCTGCGAAATCCCCGCGGCGACGCAGAATCACCATGCCCACCGCAGCGGGTTTCTGGAGCACGTCCTCAGCGTCACCCGGACCTGCGTCTACTTGGCCGACAAGTACCGCGAGCTTTACCCCGAACTGCAACCGCCGCTGGACAAGGATCTTGTCGTGGCGGGCGGCGTGCTGCACGACATCGGCAAACTGCGCGAATTGCGAACCACCGCCGCCGGGGCCGAGTACACGATCCCCGGGACGCTGATCGGCCACATCCTTCAGGGGCGCGACATGCTGCGCGAAGCGGCGGTCGAGCACCCGATCGATCCCGACAAACTGCTGCGGTTGGAACACGTGATCGTCGCGCACCAGCGGCTCCCCGAGTGGGGCGCCCCCAAGCCGCCGATGACCCTCGAGGCGCTGCTCGTCCACTACGCCGACGACATCGACGCGAAACTGCAGATGATGATCGACGCGATCAACGACGACGCGACGTCCGGGCCGATCACCAGCGCCCGCAACCCGCTGCGGCAGAAGATCTACCGCGGCGAACCTTCGGACCAGGAAGCGGAGTGA
- a CDS encoding polyhydroxyalkanoic acid system family protein, translated as MPKFNVEIPHQLTADEARSRLERFAEAMQARFDDKVSDLSQSWNGDSLSFGFKTFGIKISGDIACQEEKLVVNGDLPLTAMMFKGKIESEMRELLGRFMR; from the coding sequence GTGCCGAAGTTCAATGTCGAGATCCCGCATCAGTTGACCGCCGACGAAGCCCGCAGCCGGCTCGAACGGTTTGCCGAGGCGATGCAGGCTAGGTTCGACGACAAGGTGAGCGACCTGTCGCAATCGTGGAACGGCGACTCGTTGTCGTTCGGCTTCAAGACCTTCGGCATCAAGATCTCCGGCGACATCGCCTGCCAGGAAGAAAAGTTGGTCGTCAACGGCGACCTGCCGCTCACCGCGATGATGTTCAAGGGAAAGATCGAGTCGGAGATGCGCGAATTGTTGGGGCGGTTTATGCGGTGA
- a CDS encoding protein-L-isoaspartate(D-aspartate) O-methyltransferase — MPAPKAHARGFARVVASCLALATLLAPARAADGFAAAREKMVAEEIAAAGVKDPRVLDAMRATPRHEFMPAAYRQYAHYDAALPIGEEQTISPPYVVAYMTEQLRTKPEHRVLEIGTGSGYQAAVLSPLVKDVYTIEIVEPLGKRAQRTLQRLGYDNVHVRIGDGYQGWPEHAPFDRIIVTCSPEQIPQPLVKQLAEGGEMIIPVGERYQQNLFRVVKRNGKLEREALQATLFVPMTGAAEKSREKQPDPTRPEAVNGDFAELVGDSDQPAGWHYLRATQAVKSTDALAAPSDQPATFLRFANNEPGLPSRALQGLAIDGRWVGRLKFSLRIRAENLAPGLQSNEQAGAMITFFDQRRAVIDTIVLGPWSGSFDWRGESAVVRVPLAAREANIRLGMHGGTGRLDVTAVRLEPVADP; from the coding sequence ATGCCGGCGCCCAAGGCTCATGCACGCGGGTTTGCTCGGGTCGTCGCGAGCTGCCTCGCCCTGGCGACGCTCCTGGCGCCCGCGCGTGCCGCCGACGGTTTTGCCGCGGCGCGCGAGAAAATGGTCGCCGAAGAAATCGCCGCCGCGGGGGTGAAGGATCCGCGAGTCCTCGACGCGATGCGCGCCACGCCGCGGCACGAGTTCATGCCCGCCGCGTATCGCCAGTACGCCCACTACGACGCGGCGCTCCCCATCGGCGAGGAACAGACGATCTCGCCTCCCTACGTCGTGGCGTACATGACCGAACAACTCCGCACCAAGCCGGAACACCGCGTTTTGGAAATCGGCACAGGCAGCGGCTATCAAGCGGCCGTGCTCAGCCCGCTTGTGAAGGACGTCTACACAATTGAGATCGTCGAGCCGCTGGGAAAACGGGCGCAGCGCACCTTGCAACGGCTCGGGTACGACAACGTCCACGTACGGATCGGCGACGGATACCAGGGTTGGCCCGAGCACGCGCCGTTTGATCGGATCATCGTCACGTGTTCGCCGGAGCAGATTCCGCAGCCGCTCGTCAAGCAACTGGCCGAGGGGGGGGAGATGATCATCCCGGTCGGCGAGCGATATCAACAAAATCTCTTTCGCGTCGTCAAACGCAACGGCAAGCTGGAACGCGAGGCGCTGCAGGCGACGCTGTTCGTGCCGATGACCGGCGCCGCGGAAAAGTCCCGTGAGAAGCAGCCCGACCCGACTCGGCCCGAAGCGGTCAACGGCGACTTCGCCGAACTCGTCGGCGACTCGGACCAACCCGCGGGATGGCACTACTTGCGGGCGACGCAAGCGGTCAAATCGACCGACGCTCTGGCCGCACCGTCCGATCAGCCCGCCACGTTTCTGCGGTTCGCCAACAACGAGCCAGGGCTCCCTTCCCGCGCGTTGCAGGGTTTGGCGATCGACGGCCGATGGGTCGGCCGGCTCAAATTCTCGCTCCGCATCCGCGCCGAGAATCTCGCCCCCGGGCTGCAATCCAACGAGCAGGCCGGGGCGATGATCACCTTCTTCGACCAGCGCCGGGCGGTGATCGACACAATCGTCTTGGGGCCCTGGTCGGGGAGCTTCGATTGGCGGGGCGAGTCGGCCGTGGTCCGCGTGCCGCTTGCGGCGCGCGAGGCGAACATTCGCCTGGGGATGCACGGGGGGACCGGTCGGCTCGACGTGACGGCCGTACGGCTTGAACCGGTTGCCGACCCTTAG